The nucleotide sequence CTCGATTGCCGACGTCCGGACGCTCACGCGCCGATACGACTCGACCAGCACCGGCCCCGTCTCGAAGCCGAGCCGACGGCGAACGCCGGCCGTGTCGAGCACCATCTCGCTGGCATCGAGCGAATCGACCCGACCCGTGAATCGCTCGCGGCGAATGGACGGCGCCAGGACGCGAACGCGCGTCCCCACGCTCACCGGCTGCGCCGCCACCGGCGACACGCGCTGTCCGTGCGCCGCGCGCGCATCGAGTGCCATTGCTCCGAGGACGAGCGTCATCGTGACGCCCGCGTGGCGGGCGCCCCGCAGGTAGTGCTTCACGCAGAATCCTCCAGGTCTTCGAGTCGCCCCGCCAGGTCGTGTGCCATGCCGGGGTGTCCAAACCGCTGCGCCGCGGCGATCCCCTGTCGCAGCGCCTCCCGTGCCTCGTCGTTCCTGCCTAACGCCACGCACGCCTCGGCCAGCCGCCCGTAGGCATTCCCCTCGTCGTCGTGCGCGGCCAGGTAGGCGCGCAGCTCCACCGCGGCTTCCTCCCACAACCCCGCCTTGAGCAGTTCGTTCGCCAGGCCAAAACGCGCCAGGGCGTTGCCCGGGCTCCGGGCAACCATGGCGCGAAGGGCGTCGAGGCGAGGGGCAGTCATCGGGAGAGCAGGGTAGTCAACGCCGCGGCGACACGCTCCGGCGCCTCCTCGGGCGTAAAGTGGCGGACATCGGGCACCACGTCGAGCGTGGCACCGCGAATCGAGTCGGCCAGCCGCTGACCGATCGCTCGCGGGAGAAAAGGGTCCTCTCCTCCCCACACGATCGCCGTCGGGGCCACGATATCCTTCAACCGCGGTTCCAGCGCTTTGGTTTCCCCGGAGTCGAGCGCGGCCAGGTGCGAGACGAGCACATCGCGCCCCGGCTCCGATGCGAACGGGCGCACGTACTGCTCGATCGAATGCGTCCCCCGCTCCGACGCGACGTAGCCCCGCAGCAGGTCGGCCCGCAACACCGAGAGAATCCACGTCGCCGGTAAGTGACGCGTGAGCGGCATGGTGGCCCTGACGAGCTTGACCTCGGTTCCAGGCCAGGCGCCGAAGGCGACCGAGTTGATCAGGCAGAGCCGGGCGACGCGGGTGGGATGGCGGATGGCTAGCGACTGCGCGATCCCGCCGCCGATGTCGTGGCCGACGATGGTCGCGTAGTTGATCCCGAGCGCGTCCAGCAGCAGCACCACGCGCTCGGCGTGGGCGCGGAGCGAGAGGTCGGCGCCACCCGGCGGGTCGCTGCGCCCGTAGCCGAGCAGGTCCAGGACGACCACCCGGTGCCCCTTGGGGACGAGCGGAACTACATCGCCCCACAGGTGGGACGACGTTGGGAAGCCGTGGATGAAGACGATCGGCTCACCAATGCCCCGTGAACCGGCGGCGTAGTAGTAGAGCCTGACTCC is from Gemmatimonadaceae bacterium and encodes:
- a CDS encoding tetratricopeptide repeat protein, coding for MTAPRLDALRAMVARSPGNALARFGLANELLKAGLWEEAAVELRAYLAAHDDEGNAYGRLAEACVALGRNDEAREALRQGIAAAQRFGHPGMAHDLAGRLEDLEDSA
- a CDS encoding alpha/beta hydrolase yields the protein MRGEFVDVGGVRLYYYAAGSRGIGEPIVFIHGFPTSSHLWGDVVPLVPKGHRVVVLDLLGYGRSDPPGGADLSLRAHAERVVLLLDALGINYATIVGHDIGGGIAQSLAIRHPTRVARLCLINSVAFGAWPGTEVKLVRATMPLTRHLPATWILSVLRADLLRGYVASERGTHSIEQYVRPFASEPGRDVLVSHLAALDSGETKALEPRLKDIVAPTAIVWGGEDPFLPRAIGQRLADSIRGATLDVVPDVRHFTPEEAPERVAAALTTLLSR